The following proteins are co-located in the Candidatus Dormiibacterota bacterium genome:
- a CDS encoding metallothionein: MVTETLKCAHEPCLCTVEAEFAEEELEESDARFCSGYCYRASDREEEGACACGHPPCDTP, translated from the coding sequence ATGGTCACTGAGACGCTCAAGTGCGCGCACGAGCCCTGCCTCTGCACCGTCGAGGCCGAATTTGCCGAAGAAGAGCTCGAAGAGTCCGATGCGCGGTTCTGTAGCGGGTACTGCTATCGCGCGAGCGACCGCGAAGAAGAGGGAGCGTGCGCCTGCGGCCACCCGCCCTGCGACACTCCCTGA